TCACTCGGCCTTTATAAATATTGCCAGCTAGCTGACGTTCTTTTTTTCTCTCGACGATGAGATTGTAAAGTTGTCCATTGCGCAAATGGGCATATCGAAGCTCTTTAGATTCGATATTAAGTAGAATTTCATCCATGGGTCATCCTAACAGGTAGGAAAGGCGGGAAGCGAAAAAGACCGATTAAAAGTAATAGCTCTCATCTGTGCGTTTTTAGTAGAAGATCTCCAGATTGACGGCTCTAACTTTTGATCCATGCTTAAAGATTAAATAGATAGATTCTTCAGATAAAATCATCCATGCTTCAGATTTCTGGCGTCGATTTTCGCGGTAAAAGCCTTTCTGTTTAGCTTGTTTTTGACTGATTAAACCCCCATTAAGTGGGGAAGGCAAAGCGTTTTCTCCTGTAATAAAACAGAATCAAATTCCGCTTCGCTTAAAGGTTCTATTTTAGGGTAAAAGCAGGATCTTTTCTACAAAAAAATAAGAGACAAGAAAACAGATGAGCGGGAAGGAGGGGTAAGCTGTTTGAAAATTTTTCAAAATTGCTTCACAAGAGCTCTTTCTAACCCGATTTGATTTTAAAGGTTGGAGCTTTTTTGGAAACAGCTATGCAAAAAGAGGACCACTTTTTTACTTGCATTGCCTTCTTTGCTGCATGGGTATAGGGAGAATTTGCGGCTCTTATCCCTTGTTGGATGGCTAAAAAAGTAAAAGGGGTTAACGTTACTAGGAATTTTATGGAAAAAAAGAAGAAAGAGTTGTAGAATGTGAGATTATTTAAATACAATCTCTTATATTTTAAGGCAATCTGTATGGAACGTTTGTTTAAAGTCTATGTCGATCGCTTGAAAACAGAAGATAAAGTGGACATTCATGAAACCGTGTCGTCCGATTTTCTCGACATTCATGAAGAAGCACTCTCTTTCAAAAAGACGGTTGTGGTAGGGGGAGAAGCTTATCTTGCAGGCGATGAACTTATTTTACACTTGCAAGCAGAGGCAGAAGCGCATATTCCGTGTGCAATTTGTAATGAAGATGTCTCTGTTGAAGTGCACTTAGAGAATTTTTACCATGCTGAGCCTCTGGCCAAAATTAAGAGCGGTGTATTTGATTATCAGGAACTTTTGCGTGAAAGCATTCTATTGGAAACTCCCGAATTTGTTGAGTGCGAAGGCAATTGTCCGAAAAGAGAAACATTTAAAAAATATTTAAAAACTAAAGATCCATCCGCAGGGGATGGGGAAGACCCCGATGGGTATCAACCGTTCTCGGATCTTGAATTAAAATAATGCCTAGGCGTTTAAGGTTAAAAGGAGTCAATCATGGCAGTACCACGTAATAGAACTTCAAATGCAAGAAAAAATTCCCGTCGATCCCATCATGCAAAGAAAGCAAAAAGTGTGTCTGCATGCTCAAATTGCGGGGCATCAAAGCTTCCTCATACAATTTGCCAAGCTTGTGGAGCATATGGTGATCGAATTGTATTGGGAAAATCAGAAGCTGAATAAGCTTTTCGTTTTGTCTTTTCCTCGAGCGAAATAACGTCTTATCTTTAGCAATTGCTTGCGATTTGGCAGAACGCATGGGAATTTTCTTTTCTGAGTACCAAGATGAGGAAACAAAAAGAAAAAATCTGCGTAGGGATTGATTTAATGGGGAGCGATAGCTCTCCACAAGTCCTTTTTGACGCCGTTTTAAAAGCCGCAGCGCTTCATCCTGCCCTTTCGATGCTTGTATTTGTCCCTGAAAAATTATGGGATTACTTTCAAAAGAAAATCCCTCCCCCTCTGCAAATCACGTGCGTTGGCGTTTCGCAAGAAATCTTGATGGAAGATCATCCCCTAGAGGCCATTCGTCGTAAGCGGCACTCTTCTCTGGTGCAAGGCATACAACTTTTAAAGGAAAAAAAAATTGAGGGTTTCGTATCGGCTGGAAATACAGGCGCTTTGATTGCAACTGCCACTTTAAATGTTCCTCTTTTGCCTACCATTAAGCGTCCAGCTCTCCTCATTACAATGCCAACCGAAAAGGGAAAAGTAGCCGTCATAGATGCGGGGGGGAATATCACCTGTAAAGCAGAAAATTATGTGCAGTTTGCGCAACTGGGAGCTATTTTCCAAAAATGCTTAGCAAGTATAGGCTGTCCAACCGTAGGATTGCTTAATGTAGGCGCAGAACCTTTAAAAGGGCCCCATGAATTAAGAAAGGCTTATCAGGAATTGCAAAGGTATACCCAAACTTTTTCTCATAAAGGAAAAGATGTCCCTTTAGAGTTCAGGGGAAATGTAGAAAGCAAGGATGTTTTTTGTGGAAACGTGGATGTGGTAGTGACTGACGGTTTTTCAGGCAATATTCTTTTAAAATCTTGCGAAGGCGTTTCTTCTCTTATTTTTAAACTTTTGCGAAATGCTTTGGGGAATTTCGAGCAACTGGATGCTATTGAAAAATTGTTTGACTACGCGGAATACCCTGGGGGGCTTTTATGTGGCCTGGAAAGGGTGGTGGTTAAATGCCATGGCAGCGTTACTCCTCGTTCTATGCTGAATTGCATTTCTGGAGCTGTCCATTTTATCGAACAAAATTTGGTCGAACGTATGCGAGAACAGCTCTTGCTCTTGTCATAAGCGCGCCTAAGATACGCTCTCGCCAGTTATTCATTCATTTTAAATAAGTTTGTTAACAAACTTAAATTAAACCCCCCATAAAAATGCGTATTCAAAAGATCTCTCTTTTTCCGTATCAAATTCCTTTAAAAAATAAGCAGGTTAGAGAAGGTGTTTTAATCAACATTCTCGACCACAATGAAAACAGTGGGTGGGGAGAGATTGCCCCTCTTCCAACATGGAGCCAAGAAACTCTCGAAGAAGCTTTAGCTCAATTAATCCAAGAGAAGCAGGCTTTATTAAACCAGGTATGGGAAAAGGAAGCTTATTTAAAAGAATTGGCAAAGTTAAATCTTTATCCCTCAGTCGCTTTTGGGATTGAATCCGCTCTTTTGGCGATTTTAGACCCTTTTTCGTCTATTGCCATTCCTGCTAGCGCGCTTTTTATGGGGACCTGCGAAGAGATTATGCAGCAAGCTGCTCTCAGGCAAGCAGAGGGATTCACTTCTGCCAAGCTGAAAGTCGGCCACTTAACTTTTAGAGAGGCTGAAAGCATGATTGCGTCCCTAAAAGATTGCTTTCGATTACGGATCGATGTCAATCGCGCCTGGAATACAAAAGAGGCTTTGGCTTTTTTCTCCCAATATGCTTGGGATACTTTTGATTATGTGGAAGAGCCCTTTCAAAATCCCCACGATCTCCGATGGTTCGAGCTACCTCTTGCGGTTGATGAATCTTTCCCCTGTGATCTTACTTTAGGAGATTTGGAAAAACTTCCCACCCTAAAAGCTATCATTTACAAGCCGACAATCCAAGGGGGAATGGTGGGATGCCAAGATTTACAGAAATGGGCTTTTAAAAAGAGTGTTCAGCTTGTATTGAGCAGCTCTTTTGAAAGCGATATTGGCCTTGCCCATGTGGCATTGATGGCTAAGCGCCTTTCTGCATGCCCTCCAGTTGGGTTGGGAACCTATCACTACCTGATTCATGACTTAAGTGTTGCTCCGCTCCAGTTCTCAGGTGCAAAAGTTCAAATCCCTGCTCACATTTCCCCAAATTTGGAGAAGCTGACG
The Parachlamydia sp. AcF125 genome window above contains:
- the rpmF gene encoding 50S ribosomal protein L32, giving the protein MAVPRNRTSNARKNSRRSHHAKKAKSVSACSNCGASKLPHTICQACGAYGDRIVLGKSEAE
- a CDS encoding phosphate acyltransferase, producing the protein MRKQKEKICVGIDLMGSDSSPQVLFDAVLKAAALHPALSMLVFVPEKLWDYFQKKIPPPLQITCVGVSQEILMEDHPLEAIRRKRHSSLVQGIQLLKEKKIEGFVSAGNTGALIATATLNVPLLPTIKRPALLITMPTEKGKVAVIDAGGNITCKAENYVQFAQLGAIFQKCLASIGCPTVGLLNVGAEPLKGPHELRKAYQELQRYTQTFSHKGKDVPLEFRGNVESKDVFCGNVDVVVTDGFSGNILLKSCEGVSSLIFKLLRNALGNFEQLDAIEKLFDYAEYPGGLLCGLERVVVKCHGSVTPRSMLNCISGAVHFIEQNLVERMREQLLLLS
- the menC gene encoding o-succinylbenzoate synthase — its product is MRIQKISLFPYQIPLKNKQVREGVLINILDHNENSGWGEIAPLPTWSQETLEEALAQLIQEKQALLNQVWEKEAYLKELAKLNLYPSVAFGIESALLAILDPFSSIAIPASALFMGTCEEIMQQAALRQAEGFTSAKLKVGHLTFREAESMIASLKDCFRLRIDVNRAWNTKEALAFFSQYAWDTFDYVEEPFQNPHDLRWFELPLAVDESFPCDLTLGDLEKLPTLKAIIYKPTIQGGMVGCQDLQKWAFKKSVQLVLSSSFESDIGLAHVALMAKRLSACPPVGLGTYHYLIHDLSVAPLQFSGAKVQIPAHISPNLEKLTMAVF